In a single window of the Streptomyces sp. 846.5 genome:
- a CDS encoding Clp protease N-terminal domain-containing protein, whose translation MFPDLHGAEDLRGAERGRRRPDPAGALAPVLARARRRAVRAGDVEIDSGHLLHALLECDEQVLGLAAPLPTQATRLMGYLAQRSIGFGRDWLQGEGESADDGVGIPRQRFALPPGLSDAAEAAVDRALVAALLRDAAEADPLDLLAELASDPDSRAAKMLKGAGADPSAVADRARQR comes from the coding sequence GTGTTCCCTGACCTCCATGGCGCCGAAGATCTCCGCGGCGCCGAACGCGGGCGCCGACGCCCTGACCCGGCGGGTGCGCTCGCGCCCGTCCTGGCCCGCGCCCGCCGCCGGGCCGTCCGTGCCGGTGATGTCGAGATCGACAGCGGCCATCTGCTGCACGCCCTGCTCGAATGCGACGAGCAGGTGCTCGGCCTGGCCGCTCCGCTGCCCACCCAGGCAACGCGGCTGATGGGGTATCTGGCCCAGCGCAGCATCGGCTTCGGGCGCGACTGGCTGCAGGGGGAGGGGGAGAGCGCGGACGACGGCGTCGGTATACCCAGGCAGCGATTCGCGCTGCCGCCAGGACTGAGTGATGCCGCGGAGGCCGCCGTCGACCGGGCCCTGGTCGCCGCGCTGTTGCGGGACGCCGCGGAGGCGGATCCGCTGGACCTGCTCGCGGAGCTCGCCTCCGACCCGGACAGCCGGGCCGCGAAGATGCTCAAGGGCGCGGGCGCGGACCCGTCCGCGGTGGCCGACCGGGCACGGCAGCGCTGA
- a CDS encoding SRPBCC family protein, producing MDTTASDSLHISTHIDRLAQEVYDYASDPSNLPEWAPGLGSSVELVDGQWIVESPMGRVVVAFAARNEFGVLDHDVTLPSGETFYNPMRVTVDGTGCEVVFTLRRQPGTSDEDFKRDADAVFADLIALKQVMEHA from the coding sequence ATGGACACCACGGCTTCGGATTCACTGCACATCAGCACGCACATTGATCGGCTCGCCCAAGAGGTCTACGACTACGCCTCGGACCCGTCCAACCTGCCCGAGTGGGCTCCCGGGTTGGGCAGTTCCGTCGAATTGGTCGACGGGCAATGGATCGTGGAATCCCCCATGGGACGGGTCGTCGTCGCCTTTGCCGCCAGAAACGAGTTCGGTGTACTCGATCACGACGTCACGCTGCCCTCGGGCGAGACCTTCTACAACCCGATGCGGGTGACCGTGGACGGCACCGGGTGCGAGGTGGTGTTCACGCTTCGCCGGCAGCCGGGGACCAGCGACGAGGACTTCAAGCGTGATGCGGATGCGGTGTTCGCCGACCTCATCGCGCTCAAGCAGGTGATGGAGCACGCGTAG
- a CDS encoding PadR family transcriptional regulator — protein MRTGIPFEGAQPEGRPGRGGRGEHGHRGRGPRAEFRQAFGGFGPPPGGPGFGPGPFGPGFGPFRGGGPGGRGGRHGGRARRGDVRASLLALLKDRPMHGYEMIREIAERSGGSWKPSPGSVYPTLQMLEEEGLISSEETGGKKLFQLTETGRAEADNGPEAPWEEAGQGEHWQIVREFGQAGGAVQDALRQVVLTGSPEQRTKALAVLADARKKLYLILAEEA, from the coding sequence ATGCGTACAGGAATTCCATTCGAAGGCGCGCAGCCCGAAGGCCGACCCGGCCGGGGCGGGCGCGGAGAACACGGTCACCGGGGGCGCGGTCCGCGCGCCGAGTTCCGTCAGGCGTTCGGCGGGTTCGGCCCGCCCCCCGGAGGACCCGGCTTCGGTCCGGGACCGTTCGGCCCCGGTTTCGGTCCCTTCCGGGGCGGAGGCCCCGGTGGGCGCGGTGGCCGTCATGGCGGCCGGGCCCGGCGCGGCGACGTCCGCGCATCGCTGCTGGCCCTGCTGAAGGACCGGCCGATGCACGGCTACGAGATGATCCGCGAGATCGCGGAGCGCTCCGGCGGCAGTTGGAAGCCCAGCCCCGGATCGGTCTACCCCACCCTCCAGATGCTGGAGGAGGAGGGACTGATCAGCAGCGAGGAGACCGGCGGCAAGAAGCTGTTCCAGCTCACCGAGACCGGCCGGGCCGAGGCCGACAACGGCCCCGAGGCCCCGTGGGAAGAGGCCGGGCAGGGCGAGCACTGGCAGATCGTCAGGGAGTTCGGCCAGGCCGGCGGCGCGGTGCAGGACGCACTGCGGCAGGTGGTGCTCACCGGCAGCCCCGAGCAGCGCACCAAGGCGCTCGCGGTGCTGGCCGACGCCCGCAAGAAGCTCTATCTGATCCTCGCCGAGGAGGCGTGA
- a CDS encoding HAD domain-containing protein, which translates to MPAPRLAAGSAAAGSARHRAARTDKPLLYLDVDGVLNPVCPRPEGDFTIYRIQGSTVLISARHGAWLRELSEVYQLVWASTWEAYANLCIAPLLHLPELPFVPVGRRPGGDWLPIVRHAAGRPFAWVDDLIPDAVLRDSEARADRLLLPVDPGQGLRRSHVDRLLREPPIRPLV; encoded by the coding sequence TTGCCAGCGCCGCGCCTCGCCGCCGGATCCGCAGCCGCCGGATCCGCGCGCCACCGGGCGGCCCGTACCGACAAGCCGCTGCTGTACCTGGACGTGGACGGCGTGCTCAACCCCGTCTGCCCGCGCCCCGAGGGCGACTTCACGATCTACCGGATCCAGGGCAGCACGGTGCTGATATCCGCCCGGCACGGCGCCTGGCTCCGCGAGCTCTCGGAGGTCTACCAGCTCGTCTGGGCCAGTACCTGGGAGGCCTACGCCAATCTCTGCATCGCGCCGCTGCTGCACCTTCCCGAGCTGCCGTTCGTCCCGGTGGGACGCCGGCCGGGCGGCGACTGGCTGCCGATCGTGCGGCACGCGGCGGGCCGGCCCTTCGCCTGGGTGGACGACCTCATCCCGGACGCCGTGCTGCGGGACAGCGAGGCCCGGGCCGACCGGTTGCTGCTTCCGGTCGACCCGGGCCAGGGTCTGCGCCGATCCCATGTGGACCGGCTGTTGCGCGAGCCCCCGATCCGCCCCCTGGTCTGA
- a CDS encoding sugar porter family MFS transporter translates to MTSSATSQQSASGEGSLGHVIFIAAAAAMGGFLFGYDSSVISGAVTGIQKHFGVGSGETALVVSSALLGSAAGAMGAGWLADRIGRIRVMQIAAVLFAISGAGSMFPPNIFTLGVWRVVGGVAIGMASVIAPAYIAEVAPPAVRGRLASFQQGAIVLGIFISQLVNYALNQGAGGSPNDHIAGIQAWQWMLGVETIPALIYFLMSYAIPESPRFLISVGRLDRARQVLLDVEGENSDPDARIAEIQQVMASEHKSSLSDLLGGRAGLQTIVWIGIGASVFQQFVGINVIFYYSSLLWQSVGINASNSLLISVSTSLVNIVGTVIAIALVDRIGRRPLALAGSVGMAAALALAAWAFSYRHGTGTTATLPNTQATVALVAAHVFVLCFAFSWGVVVWVLLGEMFPNKIRALALSVAAAAQWIANWAITVSFPTMSDWNLSATYVIYACFALLSIPFVYFCIKETKGRTLESMG, encoded by the coding sequence CTGACCAGTTCAGCGACATCTCAGCAGTCAGCCTCCGGCGAGGGCAGCCTCGGTCACGTCATCTTCATCGCCGCGGCCGCCGCGATGGGTGGATTCCTCTTCGGTTACGACAGCTCCGTCATCAGCGGCGCCGTGACCGGCATCCAGAAGCACTTCGGCGTGGGCAGCGGCGAGACCGCGCTGGTGGTCTCCTCCGCGCTGCTGGGTTCGGCCGCGGGCGCCATGGGCGCGGGCTGGCTCGCCGACCGGATCGGCCGTATCCGGGTGATGCAGATCGCCGCGGTCCTCTTCGCCATCAGCGGCGCCGGCTCGATGTTCCCGCCCAACATCTTCACCCTCGGCGTCTGGCGCGTGGTCGGCGGCGTCGCCATCGGCATGGCCTCCGTCATCGCCCCCGCCTACATCGCCGAGGTCGCCCCGCCCGCCGTGCGCGGACGGCTCGCCTCCTTCCAGCAGGGCGCGATCGTGCTCGGCATCTTCATCTCCCAGCTGGTCAACTACGCCCTCAACCAGGGCGCCGGCGGCAGTCCCAACGACCACATCGCCGGGATCCAGGCCTGGCAGTGGATGCTCGGCGTGGAGACCATCCCGGCGCTGATCTACTTCCTGATGTCCTACGCCATCCCCGAGTCGCCGCGCTTCCTGATCTCCGTCGGCCGACTGGACCGGGCCCGCCAGGTGCTCCTCGACGTCGAGGGCGAGAACAGCGACCCGGACGCCCGGATCGCGGAGATCCAGCAGGTCATGGCCTCCGAGCACAAGTCCAGCCTGAGCGACCTGCTGGGCGGCCGGGCCGGGCTGCAGACCATCGTCTGGATCGGCATCGGCGCCTCGGTGTTCCAGCAGTTCGTCGGCATCAACGTGATCTTCTACTACTCCTCGCTGCTGTGGCAGTCGGTCGGCATCAACGCCAGCAACTCGCTGCTGATCAGCGTGTCCACCTCGCTGGTCAACATCGTCGGCACGGTCATCGCCATCGCCCTGGTCGACCGCATCGGCCGCCGCCCGCTCGCCCTGGCCGGCTCCGTCGGCATGGCCGCCGCCCTCGCCCTGGCGGCCTGGGCCTTCTCCTACCGCCACGGCACCGGCACCACGGCCACCCTCCCCAACACCCAGGCCACCGTCGCCCTGGTTGCGGCCCATGTCTTCGTCCTCTGCTTCGCCTTCTCCTGGGGCGTCGTGGTCTGGGTCCTGCTCGGCGAGATGTTCCCCAACAAGATCCGCGCTCTCGCCCTCTCCGTCGCCGCAGCGGCCCAGTGGATCGCCAACTGGGCCATCACCGTCAGCTTCCCGACCATGTCCGACTGGAACCTGTCGGCGACCTACGTCATCTACGCCTGCTTCGCCCTGCTCTCCATCCCCTTCGTCTACTTCTGCATCAAGGAGACCAAGGGCCGCACCCTGGAGTCCATGGGCTGA
- a CDS encoding TetR/AcrR family transcriptional regulator, producing the protein MDSADVTVGYRRSTGSRRGEARRRDLLERVTDDLAVNGLVDFSLRRAARSAGTTHKVLLYYFDGVEDLLKQAVFRLRGRLIDNALAGTGSSDRQTLAGRVRAIWPVLMGEDNGLRRVLDQAIGLAMYDPERYAELGRGATTQYLPSLLSICPEGWSDRRKLGVAEMILATLRGFVMDRATGNGDMAGADAGFEALVRALEREEAAGA; encoded by the coding sequence ATGGACTCTGCCGATGTGACGGTCGGTTATCGGCGCTCGACGGGTTCGCGGCGCGGCGAGGCACGGCGCCGGGACCTGCTCGAACGGGTCACCGACGACCTCGCGGTGAACGGTCTGGTGGACTTCTCGCTGCGCCGCGCCGCACGGTCGGCCGGCACCACCCACAAGGTGCTGCTCTACTACTTCGACGGGGTGGAGGACCTGCTCAAGCAGGCGGTCTTCCGACTGCGCGGACGACTGATCGACAACGCGCTGGCCGGCACCGGGAGTTCGGACCGGCAGACGCTGGCCGGCCGGGTGCGTGCCATCTGGCCGGTCCTCATGGGGGAGGACAACGGGCTGCGGCGGGTCCTCGACCAGGCCATCGGCCTGGCGATGTACGACCCGGAGCGCTACGCGGAACTGGGGCGGGGCGCGACCACGCAGTATCTGCCCTCGCTGCTGTCCATCTGCCCGGAGGGCTGGTCCGACCGGCGGAAGCTGGGGGTCGCGGAGATGATCCTGGCGACCCTGCGCGGTTTCGTGATGGACCGCGCGACCGGCAACGGGGACATGGCAGGAGCCGACGCGGGGTTCGAGGCCCTGGTCCGCGCGCTGGAACGGGAGGAGGCGGCGGGCGCATAG